In a genomic window of Oncorhynchus keta strain PuntledgeMale-10-30-2019 chromosome 28, Oket_V2, whole genome shotgun sequence:
- the palmdb gene encoding uncharacterized protein palmdb isoform X2 yields the protein METSEQTEMTSVIAYEKELSLTDSTENQKGLGGTEEEQVCLEADSLESIGKKALLEILADLPASMIDELDGLGNGLCTGNPFRKEALSSHEELNRNESITSSVSDTPSSVDSVYENEAHRKRQDTQELEQPEDTVSTTEDDEDGEDKDTKEIQYGPLENYISDVPEESLLEQYIREEVLSDVSNESCHGLDPDEVDECLRVEIAEASSDDESEDGANKWRAIFSSSINHEDDDDYLDSLQLSAQDLFVQKVEVENVDNHDDNEEEVQVKIPKEEELEVLEQPDYLTGIAQEVTYNPAALLQSLSKISEDEEGNSNGSRHNTSCKADPNKKLPKDFCVIQETKSENVSTEHVDFQLARKQWREMEEQTKNLVLSPTTKQCGPLMGSHSFMYTPVRNIDRPKTRDTSLENLAMGGAEYPHTQFSPCSEDSGLGDSSYRSPYEEFPETSIEREIRLAMEREDIFKRDRGFSNGTKPTECAQTNAKPVILLPAKLCQEVDEKRKTFESMEDGSCNIPRSKTTPSFIITSSPAKGPLKHDLPANSIIILEPEGSPRHGARDTSRANEWHSDETSNANFIILETSNLIIRSASEFCLNTACEQQGQECSSTFLNNPFFKLRSRSQLSLVDEEIKMVKQREEELKKERANIYPKGMYNNTGLVAENLMDSLSFEADAPLKCKSSPSSPMKTAYKMDRSALSCDHRFPEVYGAGGRRKSALALRWEAGEFAE from the exons ATGGAGACCAGTGAACAAACGGAGATGACCAGCGTAATTGCCTATGAAAAGGAACTCTCGCTCACTGACTCAACTGAAAACCAAAAGGGCttaggaggaacagaagaggaacAAGTCTGTTTAGAGGCTGACTCACTAGAATCTATAGGAAAGAAAGCGTTGCTAGAAATTCTAGCAGATTTACCGGCTAGTATGATCGATGAGCTTGACGGCTTAGGAAACGGGCTCTGCACAGGTAACCCATTTCGAAAGGAGGCTTTGTCTAGCCATGAAGAACTCAACCGAAACGAATCCATCACTTCGTCTGTCTCTGACACACCGTCaagtgttgacagtgtgtatgaGAACGAAGCTCATCGTAAGAGACAGGACACCCAAGAACTAGAACAGCCTGAAGATACTGTGTCCACCACAGAGGATGATGAAGATGGTGAGGATAAAGACACAAAAGAGATTCAATATGGCCCATTAGAAAACTACATCAGTGATGTCCCAGAGGAGTCTTTACTAGAACAGTACATCAGAGAGGAGGTTCTGTCGGATGTCTCCAACGAGTCCTGTCATGGTCTGGACCCAGACGAGGTGGATGAATGCCTGCGTGTTGAGATAGCAGAGGCCTCTTCAGACGATGAGAGTGAAGATGGAGCAAATAAATGGAGGGCGATATTTTCCTCCTCGATCAACCATGAGGACGATGATGACTATCTGGATAGCCTCCAACTGAGTGCACAGGATCTCTTCGTCCAAAAGGTTGAAGTGGAAAATGTTGACAACCATGACGATAACGAGGAGGAAGTTCAAGTGAAGATACCAAAGGAAGAGGAACTGGAAGTGTTGGAGCAACCAGATTACCTCACTGGTATTGCACAGGAAGTGACATATAACCCTGCAGCACTGCTCCAAAGCCTGTCCAAAATCTCTGAAGACGAAGAGGGAAATAGCAATGGTTCAAGGCACAATACATCTTGCAAGGCAGATCCCAACAAGAAGCTTCCAAAGGACTTCTGCGTTATCCAGGAGACCAAGAGTGAGAACGTCAGCACAGAGCATGTGGACTTCCAGCTGGCCCGGAAACAGTGGAGGGAGATGGAAGAGCAGACCAAGAACTTGGTGCTGTCACCCACCACAAAGCAGTGTGGGCCCCTCATGGGCAGCCACAGCTTCATGTACACTCCAGTCAGGAACATTGACAGGCCCAAGACGAGAGATACGAGCCTAGAGAATTTGGCTATGGGTGGAGCTGAGTATCCCCACACCCAGTTTAGCCCCTGCTCAGAGGACTCAGGCCTGGGCGATTCCAGCTACAGGTCCCCTTATGAAGAATTCCCAGAGACCTCCATTGAGAGGGAGATCCGCCTGGCCATGGAGAGAGAAGACATCTTTAAGCGGGACAGGGGTTTCTCCAATGGGACGAAACCTACAGAATGTGCTCAGACAAATGCCAAGCCAGTCATCTTGCTCCCAGCGAAGTTATGTCAGGAGGTTGACGAAAAGAGGAAGACGTTTGAGAGTATGGAGGACGGCAGCTGCAACATACCCAGATCCAAAACTACTCCATCATTTATTATTACGTCTTCGCCGGCAAAGGGGCCACTGAAACACGATCTGCCTGCCAACAGCATCATTATACTAGAACCGGAAGGAAGTCCAAGACATGGCGCCAGAGACACCTCCAGAGCTAACGAGTGGCACTCGGATGAAACCTCCAATGCCAACTTCATCATCCTAGAGACATCCAACCTGATCATCAGGAGCGCCTCAGAGTTCTGCCTGAACACGGCCTGTGAGCAGCAAGGCCAGGAATGCTCCTCAACGTTTCTCAACAACCCCTTCTTCAAGCTGCGCTCCAGGAGCCAGCTGTCATTGGTGGACGAGGAGATCAAGATGGTGAAACAGCGCGAAGAGGAGCTGAAGAAAGAAAGAGCGAACATCTATCCGAAAGGGATGTACAACAACACAGGCCTAGTGGCCGAGAATCTCATGGACAGCTTGTCGTTTGAAG CTGATGCGCCACTGAAGTGTAAGTCTTCGCCATCATCACCAATGAAAACTGCATACAAGATGGATCGCTCAGCCCTATCCTGTGATCACAGA TTTCCTGAGGTGTATGGAGCCGGAGGAAGGCGTAAGAGCGCCTTGGCGCTGCGCTGGGAGGCTGGGGAGTTTGCCGAGTGA
- the palmdb gene encoding uncharacterized protein palmdb isoform X1: protein MEEADLLKERLQAITEKRRVQDDIAKKRRQIEEEKLKLQCLKKKALREQWLMDGLSPQSEEDQEATKLQAQGDQEQTLLLQSNIDRMETEIEALETQELQISANEEVILKRLKEVERTAEDIIKRATAVASVTDGKELNEGCSNPQNHNPNEPRSFSKAVTMETSEQTEMTSVIAYEKELSLTDSTENQKGLGGTEEEQVCLEADSLESIGKKALLEILADLPASMIDELDGLGNGLCTGNPFRKEALSSHEELNRNESITSSVSDTPSSVDSVYENEAHRKRQDTQELEQPEDTVSTTEDDEDGEDKDTKEIQYGPLENYISDVPEESLLEQYIREEVLSDVSNESCHGLDPDEVDECLRVEIAEASSDDESEDGANKWRAIFSSSINHEDDDDYLDSLQLSAQDLFVQKVEVENVDNHDDNEEEVQVKIPKEEELEVLEQPDYLTGIAQEVTYNPAALLQSLSKISEDEEGNSNGSRHNTSCKADPNKKLPKDFCVIQETKSENVSTEHVDFQLARKQWREMEEQTKNLVLSPTTKQCGPLMGSHSFMYTPVRNIDRPKTRDTSLENLAMGGAEYPHTQFSPCSEDSGLGDSSYRSPYEEFPETSIEREIRLAMEREDIFKRDRGFSNGTKPTECAQTNAKPVILLPAKLCQEVDEKRKTFESMEDGSCNIPRSKTTPSFIITSSPAKGPLKHDLPANSIIILEPEGSPRHGARDTSRANEWHSDETSNANFIILETSNLIIRSASEFCLNTACEQQGQECSSTFLNNPFFKLRSRSQLSLVDEEIKMVKQREEELKKERANIYPKGMYNNTGLVAENLMDSLSFEADAPLKCKSSPSSPMKTAYKMDRSALSCDHRFPEVYGAGGRRKSALALRWEAGEFAE from the exons ATGGAGGAGGCCGACCTGTTGAAGGAGCGGCTCCAGGCCATAACG GAGAAAAGAAGAGTCCAGGACGACATCGCAAAAAAAAGGAGACAAATTGAGGAGGAAAAATTAAAACTCCAATGTTTGAAG AAAAAAGCCCTTCGAGAGCAGTGGCTGATGGATGGGCTAAGCCCTCAGAGTGAGGAGGACCAGGAGGCCACCAAACTACAGGCCCAGGGCGACCAGGAGCAAACCCTATTACTGCAGAGTAACATTGACAG AATGGAGACGGAAATAGAGGCTCTGGAAACACAGGAGCTGCAGATTTCAGCCAACGAGGAAGTGATTCTGAAGAGACTGAAGGAGGTGGAAAGGACTGCAGAGGACATCATCAAG AGAGCTACCGCTGTGGCAAGTGTGACGGATGGTAAAGAACTGAACGAAGGTTGCAGTAACCCTCAGAATCACAATCCAAACGAACCCAGATCCTTCTCGAAGGCGGTAACCATGGAGACCAGTGAACAAACGGAGATGACCAGCGTAATTGCCTATGAAAAGGAACTCTCGCTCACTGACTCAACTGAAAACCAAAAGGGCttaggaggaacagaagaggaacAAGTCTGTTTAGAGGCTGACTCACTAGAATCTATAGGAAAGAAAGCGTTGCTAGAAATTCTAGCAGATTTACCGGCTAGTATGATCGATGAGCTTGACGGCTTAGGAAACGGGCTCTGCACAGGTAACCCATTTCGAAAGGAGGCTTTGTCTAGCCATGAAGAACTCAACCGAAACGAATCCATCACTTCGTCTGTCTCTGACACACCGTCaagtgttgacagtgtgtatgaGAACGAAGCTCATCGTAAGAGACAGGACACCCAAGAACTAGAACAGCCTGAAGATACTGTGTCCACCACAGAGGATGATGAAGATGGTGAGGATAAAGACACAAAAGAGATTCAATATGGCCCATTAGAAAACTACATCAGTGATGTCCCAGAGGAGTCTTTACTAGAACAGTACATCAGAGAGGAGGTTCTGTCGGATGTCTCCAACGAGTCCTGTCATGGTCTGGACCCAGACGAGGTGGATGAATGCCTGCGTGTTGAGATAGCAGAGGCCTCTTCAGACGATGAGAGTGAAGATGGAGCAAATAAATGGAGGGCGATATTTTCCTCCTCGATCAACCATGAGGACGATGATGACTATCTGGATAGCCTCCAACTGAGTGCACAGGATCTCTTCGTCCAAAAGGTTGAAGTGGAAAATGTTGACAACCATGACGATAACGAGGAGGAAGTTCAAGTGAAGATACCAAAGGAAGAGGAACTGGAAGTGTTGGAGCAACCAGATTACCTCACTGGTATTGCACAGGAAGTGACATATAACCCTGCAGCACTGCTCCAAAGCCTGTCCAAAATCTCTGAAGACGAAGAGGGAAATAGCAATGGTTCAAGGCACAATACATCTTGCAAGGCAGATCCCAACAAGAAGCTTCCAAAGGACTTCTGCGTTATCCAGGAGACCAAGAGTGAGAACGTCAGCACAGAGCATGTGGACTTCCAGCTGGCCCGGAAACAGTGGAGGGAGATGGAAGAGCAGACCAAGAACTTGGTGCTGTCACCCACCACAAAGCAGTGTGGGCCCCTCATGGGCAGCCACAGCTTCATGTACACTCCAGTCAGGAACATTGACAGGCCCAAGACGAGAGATACGAGCCTAGAGAATTTGGCTATGGGTGGAGCTGAGTATCCCCACACCCAGTTTAGCCCCTGCTCAGAGGACTCAGGCCTGGGCGATTCCAGCTACAGGTCCCCTTATGAAGAATTCCCAGAGACCTCCATTGAGAGGGAGATCCGCCTGGCCATGGAGAGAGAAGACATCTTTAAGCGGGACAGGGGTTTCTCCAATGGGACGAAACCTACAGAATGTGCTCAGACAAATGCCAAGCCAGTCATCTTGCTCCCAGCGAAGTTATGTCAGGAGGTTGACGAAAAGAGGAAGACGTTTGAGAGTATGGAGGACGGCAGCTGCAACATACCCAGATCCAAAACTACTCCATCATTTATTATTACGTCTTCGCCGGCAAAGGGGCCACTGAAACACGATCTGCCTGCCAACAGCATCATTATACTAGAACCGGAAGGAAGTCCAAGACATGGCGCCAGAGACACCTCCAGAGCTAACGAGTGGCACTCGGATGAAACCTCCAATGCCAACTTCATCATCCTAGAGACATCCAACCTGATCATCAGGAGCGCCTCAGAGTTCTGCCTGAACACGGCCTGTGAGCAGCAAGGCCAGGAATGCTCCTCAACGTTTCTCAACAACCCCTTCTTCAAGCTGCGCTCCAGGAGCCAGCTGTCATTGGTGGACGAGGAGATCAAGATGGTGAAACAGCGCGAAGAGGAGCTGAAGAAAGAAAGAGCGAACATCTATCCGAAAGGGATGTACAACAACACAGGCCTAGTGGCCGAGAATCTCATGGACAGCTTGTCGTTTGAAG CTGATGCGCCACTGAAGTGTAAGTCTTCGCCATCATCACCAATGAAAACTGCATACAAGATGGATCGCTCAGCCCTATCCTGTGATCACAGA TTTCCTGAGGTGTATGGAGCCGGAGGAAGGCGTAAGAGCGCCTTGGCGCTGCGCTGGGAGGCTGGGGAGTTTGCCGAGTGA